The following proteins are encoded in a genomic region of Nomascus leucogenys isolate Asia chromosome 17, Asia_NLE_v1, whole genome shotgun sequence:
- the ZFP36 gene encoding mRNA decay activator protein ZFP36 codes for MANRYTMDLTAIYESLLSLSPDVPVPSDHGGTESSPGWGSSGLWSLSPSDSSPSGVTSRLPGRSTSLVEGRSCGWVPPPPGFAPLAPRLGPELSPSPTSPTATSTTPSRYKTELCRTFSESGRCRYGAKCQFAHGLGELRQANRHPKYKTELCHKFYLQGRCPYGSRCHFIHNPSEDLAAPGHPPVLRQSISFSGLPSGRRTSPPPPGLAGPSLSSSSFSPSSSPPPPGDLPLSPSAFSAAPGTPVARRDPTPVCCPSCRRATPISVWGPLGGLVRTPSVQSLGSDPDEYASSGSSLGGSDSPVFEAGVFAPPQPVAAPRRLPIFNRISVSE; via the coding sequence AGCCTCCTGTCGCTGAGCCCTGACGTGCCCGTGCCATCCGACCATGGAGGGACTGAGtccagcccaggctggggctCCTCCGGACTCTGGAGCCTGAGCCCCTCCGACTCCAGCCCGTCTGGGGTCACCTCCCGCCTGCCTGGCCGCTCCACCAGCCTAGTGGAGGGCCGCAGCTGTGGCTGGGTGCCCCCACCCCCTGGCTTTGCACCGCTGGCTCCCCGCCTGGGCCCCGAGCTGTCACCCTCACCCACTTCGCCCACTGCGACCTCCACCACCCCCTCGCGCTACAAGACTGAGCTATGTCGGACCTTCTCAGAGAGTGGGCGCTGCCGCTACGGGGCCAAGTGCCAGTTTGCCCATGGCCTGGGCGAGCTGCGCCAGGCCAATCGCCACCCCAAGTACAAGACGGAACTCTGCCACAAGTTCTACCTCCAGGGCCGCTGCCCCTACGGCTCTCGCTGCCACTTCATCCACAACCCCAGCGAAGACCTGGCGGCCCCGGGCCACCCTCCTGTGCTTCGCCAGAGCATCAGTTTCTCCGGCCTGCCCTCTGGCCGCCGgacctcaccaccaccaccaggcctggccggCCCTTCCCTGTCCTCCAGCTCCTTCTCGCCCTCCAGCTCCCCACCACCACCTGGGGACCTTCCACTGTCACCCTCTGCCTTCTCTGCTGCCCCTGGTACCCCGGTGGCTCGAAGAGACCCCACCCCAGTCTGTTGCCCCTCCTGCCGAAGGGCCACTCCTATCAGCGTCTGGGGGCCCTTGGGTGGCCTGGTTCGGACCCCCTCTGTACAGTCCCTGGGATCCGACCCTGATGAATAtgccagcagtggcagcagcctgGGGGGCTCTGACTCCCCCGTCTTCGAGGCAGGAGTTTTTGCACCACCCCAGCCCGTGGCAGCCCCCCGGCGACTGCCCATCTTCAATCGCATCTCTGTTTCTGAGTGA